AAGCGGCAATTCGCTTTAAAGAGAAAAAATATTAGGTGGAAAGGGACAATGTAAATGCCAAACGTTACCCTGTACAACTTCACCAGGTGTTTAATGAAATTACTTGACTTTAAAAGTCATTCATTATATGATAACAGATGGTATTTTCATTACCACCACAAATAAGCCCCGAAACTTATAGTGTAGACTAATGAAAAATAACGGTAATCGAATCGATTAGGAGGATATATACATGCGTACAACATTCATGGCTAAAGGTCACGAAGTAGACCGTAAATGGTTAGTAGTTGATGCAGAAGGCCAAACTCTTGGACGTTTAGCTTCTGAAGTAGCTGCAATCTTACGTGGTAAACATAAACCAACATTCACACCAAACGTTGACACAGGTGATCACGTAATCATCATCAACGCTGACAAAATCCATTTAACTGGTAACAAATTAGAGGGTAAACTTTACCGTCACCACACTCAATTTGCGGGTGGTTTAAAAACTCGTACTGCTGGCGAAATGTTAGAAAAGTACCCAACACGTATGATCGAATTAGCTGTAAAAGGGATGCTTCCTAAAAACTCTTTAGGTCGTAAAATGTTCGGTAAACTTAACGTTTACACTGGAACTGAGCACCCACATGCTGCACAAAAACCAGAAGCATATGAGCTTCGCGGATAATATAAATTAAGAGGAGGATATTACTTTGGCACAAGTTCAATACATCGGCACTGGTCGCCGTAAAAGCTCTGTAGCTCGCGTACGTTTAGTACCAGGTACAGGTAAAATTGTTATCAACAAACGTGAAATCGAAGAATACGTACCATTCGCTGCATTACGTGAAGTAATTAAACAACCATTAGTAGCTACTGAAACTACAGGAAGCTATGATATCCACGTAAACGTTAACGGTGGTGGATACACTGGTCAAGCTGGAGCTGTACGTCATGGTATCGCTCGTGCTCTACTTCAAGTAGACCCAGATTTCCGTGCTGCACTTAAATCAGCTGGATTACTTACTCGTGATTCACGCATGAAAGAACGTAAAAAACCAGGTCTACGCGGCGCTCGTCGTGCACCTCAGTTCTCAAAACGTTAATCAACCGATTCTATACGTTTTCAAAACCCTTTCCCACTTTTGTGGGGGAGGGTTTTTTGTGTTTAGAAAATTGTATACAAAATTGAATTATTAAAAATATTGAAAAATATTAGCTACCTTTAGTAAAATCTAAAAAAGAATAGTAGATGCTAAGCATTTAGGGATTTAAAAATTACATATGCAAAGGATGTGTAAACATTCTTATGAATATGGAAAAGAAGCAAGACCTTGCTTTTAAGTTTATTCTCGCCTACTTTATCGTTTTCATTATCTTAAAAGAAATATTTACTTTTTCAAGGCTGGTTAATTATTCCGTACCCATCATTGGAGTCCTCATCGCAGCATTTTTACGTTATAAATTGAAAGATAAAAAATCGGACTAACTTTATTTAAAATTTAGAACACATCGTTATAATCTACGTGTTGACCCTCTGTTTGGATTACGTTTATTTCTGCACTTACATTTTTCATGAATAAACAAATAGACAAGGATGTGGAAACATTCTTATGAATATGGAAAAGAAGCGAGACATTGCTGCAAAGTGTTTACTCGGCTGCTTTATTATTTTTTATATCTTAACTGAAATTTTTGCTGCGTCAAAACCGTTTCGATTTACAGGCTACATTATTGGCTTCCTCATCGCCATATTCTTACATTATAAGTTTAAAGATAAAAAATCGGACTAATATATAAAAGTACAAAAACCATCTTTCAAAACTTTTTTAGTGTTTGAGGGGTGGTTTTTGGTGTTTACATTACTTGTAATAGCGATGAGACAAACAACTATTATCTGAAATATATTCAAAATGTATTAATGAAAATTTTTTTCATACAATTCTAATTATTGAAAATTATTTCTTTTTATATTATTTTAATTTTGAAAGCACTTTTATGTAATGAATGTTTAGATAGGGGGTGTATACATATGAATCTTTTGGATAGAATGCGAGATCAATTTCATTCCTTTACGGAAAAAGAACAAGTTATTGCGAGTTACATCATTCAGAGAACAAGCATACAGAATGAAAATATAACTGTATTGGCAAAAGAATTGAATACTTCACCTGCCACTATAACTCGCTTTTGTAAAAAGGTAGGCTGTAAAAGTTTTATTGAGATGAAGATGGAGTTAGAAAGAGGAGCTGCTATACACAAAAGTTTAAACAATCAACGAACATAAAAATGTATCTTAATTTGTATGGAACTTTGGCTTGGGCATTTTTCATCCACAAATTTATTGTCATATGGTGTGCAACAATTGTTGATGAAAGCGTTTTAATCGTCTTAAATAATACTACGAAAAAGTGAGGTTAAGCAAAATGAAAAAAATATTATTCTGCTCAATACTACTTATTTCAATTATTATAGCAGCGGGCTGTAAATCTAAAAGTGAAAGTGAAGCGACAGAATCCTCTGAAGAAGCATCAGTAGAATCCTCCGAAGAATTATCAGGAGATATTGTGATGTGGCATTCATTTACACAAGGACCTAGACTAGAAAGCATACAAAAAACAGCAGATCAATTTATGAAGGATCATCCAAAAGTAAACATAAAAATTGAAACATTTTCATGGAATGATTTTTATACAAAATGGACAACAGGTTTAAACTCAGGAAATGTACCGGACATAAGCACAGCGCTACCTAATCAAGTTATAGAGATGGTAAATTCAGATGCTTTAATCCCGCTCAACGATACGATTGACAAAATAGGTAAAGAAAAATTCAGTAGCAATGCATTAGATGAAGCAAAAGTGCAAGACAACTACTTTTCAATACCACTGTACTCACATGCACAAGTAATGTGGGTTAGAACTGACTTATTGGAAAAATATAATTTAGAAGTGCCCAAAACTTGGGATCAATTATATGAAGCAAGTAAGAAAATGAAGGAAGACGGAGTTTATGGAGTATCTGTTCCGATGGGGACGAATGATTTTATGGCGACAAGATTCCTCAACTTTTATGTAAGAAGTGCTGGCGGAAGCTTACTAACGAAAGATTATAAAGCTGATTTAACAAGTAAGATTGCACAGGACGGTATTAAATACTGGATCAAAATGTATGAAGAAATATCCCCGAAAGACTCCTTAAACTTCAATGTTTTACAACAAGCTACGTTATTTTACCAAGGAAAAACAGCATTTGATTTCAACTCAGGTTTCCATATTGGTGGCGTTCAAGCTAATAGCCCACAATTGTTAAATTCTATTGATGCGTACCCTATTCCAAAAGTAAATGAAGCTGATCCTGATTACGGGATTGAAACATCCAACGTACCTTTGGTTATTTGGAAAAACTCAAAGCACGCAGATGTCGCGAAAGCATTTTTAGAAAAGCTATTTGAAGAGGGCAACTATCTTGAGTTTTTAGATGCAACACCTGTCGGCATGTTACCAACGATTGATAATATTACAGATAATCCTGCTTATAAAGAAAATGAAATAAGAAAGCAATTTGAACATGCTGAAGAAGTAATTACTAAAGCTGTGAAAGAAGGAACAGCTATTGGCTATGAGAATGGTCCAAGTATTCAAGCGGGTATTATGACGAACCGACATATTATTGAAGAAATGTTCCAAGATATTATTTCAAATGGCACAGATCCGATGGAAGCAGCAAAAAAAGCGGAAATGAAGCTCAATGATCTATTCGAAACAGTAGCTGTAAATTAGAGGGAAGTATAAGAAGGCGACGACTCAAGTGGGACAAGCAAGGAAAGAAAATCTGCGGCTAAGTTAGCAAGAAAGTGGCTCTGCTTGCCCACAATCGTCTGCCGATTTCCAATAGACATGTTGGAAAGAAAAATGGAGTTGAATGTTTGTTGGACATAGTAGTCAAGCAAAAGTAAAAAGGCGTTTCACTTTTTGCTTTAAAAGAAAGGAGTCAACATGCTAATAAAGAAATTTGATTACGCCCGCTGGCTATTTGTAATGCCAGCAATAATAATTGTTGGTTTACTATTTGTTTACCCATTTTTATCTAGTATTTATTTCAGCTTTACAACGAAAAATTTATTATCACCGAACTATCAATTTGTCGGTCTTGAGAATTATAGAAAAGTATTAGCTGACCCAGATTTTTGGAACTCATTTTTTAATTCATTAAAATGGACTTTCTTTTCTTTAGTCGGTCAAGTTTTAGTTGGCTTTATTTTAGCTCTAGCTATACATAGAATAAAGCGATTTAAATGGTTATATCGAACACTGCTTATTATACCTTGGGCATTTCCAACGATAGTTATCGCCTTTTCATGGCAATGGATATTAAACGGAGTGTACGGTTATTTGCCAAATCTAATCGTCAAATTAGGATTGATGAATAATCCACCTGCATTTTTTACCGATAGTACGTGGGCGTTTGTTTGTTTAGTAGGAATCAATATTTGGTTTGGTGCACCTTTAATCATGGTGAATGTATTATCGGCATTACAAACCGTTCCTCAAGAACAATTTGAAGCGGCTAGAATTGATGGTGCTTCCTCTTGGCAAGTATTTAGGTTTATCACGTTACCCCATATTCGGGTAGTCATTGGCTTATTAGTCGTATTAAGAACAATATGGATTTTTAACAACTTCGATATTGTGTACTTACTAACAGGAGGGGGACCTTCAAATGCTACAACGACACTCCCTATCTTTGCCTATAACCTTGGTTGGGGAACACAGTTATTAGGACGTTCCTCTGCAGTAACGGTATTGCTATTTTTATTCCTTTTAACAATTTGTTTACTTTATTTCTATATTATTAGGAAATGGGAAAAGGAGTCGAAATAAAATGGTTAAAAATAAAAAAACAATTGTAAGTTCATTTCTGTCTCATGCTTTGCTAATAATAGCTACTATTCTTGCCGTATTCCCTTTAGTATGGATTTTCCTCTCCTCGGTTAAAGGCAAAGGTGAGTTAACGCAATTCCCAACAAGATTTTTTCCAAAGGACTTTACATTAGAGTATTTTATCCACGTAATTAGAGATTTACATTTTATAGATAATATCAAAAATAGTGTGTTAATCTCCTTAAGTACAACGGTCATTGCTATTATTATTTCCTCAACCGCAGCGTATGGAATAGTGAGATTTTTTCCGAAATTGGGTTCGATTATGTCGAAATTATTAATCACTACCTATATATTCCCACCTATATTATTAGCCATTCCATACTCTTTAGTAATGGCAACCATTGGTCTAAGTAATAGTCTAATTGGTTTAATTATCGTTTATCTATCATTTAGTGTCCCGTATGCGGTATGGCTATTAGTTGGTTTTTTTCAAACAGTACCCATTGGCATAGAAGAGTCTGCCCAGATTGATGGAGCAAATAAATTTACTATATTTTTTAGAGTTGTGTTACCTATCGTAGCTCCTGGGATTGTCGCTACTGCCATTTATACGTTTATCAATGCATGGAATGAATTTTTGTATGCCTTAATCTTAATTAATGATACTAGCAAAATGACCGTTGCAGTTGCTTTAAGATCATTAAACGGTTCGGAAATTTTGGATTGGGGAGATATGATGGCAGCTTCTGTCATCGTTGTGTTGCCATCGATTATCTTTTTCATTTTTATTCAAAATAAAATTGCAAGTGGGCTTTCAGAAGGTGCCGTTAAATAATTAGATGGAGGTGGTATTTTAATGTTTAAAGTCGGAACATTTAAAATAATGATTATCGTATTATTTTTCGTTTTTAGTACTTTAGGAAGTGCTCCAGTATATGCGAAAGATAGTTCAAATCCTGCTAAATTAGTTTATCAGACAGATAATTTGGAATTGAAGAACCAAGGCAAAGATATTACGAATGATGTGAAAGACGTATTGGATAGTGAATCTACGACCATTATCATCAAGTTTAAAACCGATAATCAAAATGCATTACAAGCTTTGTTTAGCTCGTCTAATAATAATCCTTATTTTAGAAATAACTATTTTGATATTTTTATGAGAAATAATGGAGAGTTAGGAATTGAGGTAAGGGATGCGACGGAACATATCAATTATTTATTTGCTAGACCAGCATCATTATGGGGGAAGAGTAAGAATAAAACAGCATTAAATGCGATAGCATTCGTTGCAAATGCAGAAGAGAAATCGTATAAGTTATTTGCAAATGGAGATAAGATTTTAGAGGAAAACGTTTCAAACTATAAGTCGTTAACGGACATTTATGGAGTAAATACGTTCTTGATTGGTGGCGTGAATCGTGAAGGAAAACTAGAGTTCGGCTTTGATGGAGAGATTTACACGTTAGCAATATACAATGGTGTACTGACTAACGATGTATTATTACATGAAACGAGCAATGCACTAAATAAAATGATATTTACATCAGGTGATGCGTCCAAGGCGAATTATTTTAGAATTCCTGCTTTGTATACATTAAATTCAGGGAGGGTCTTAGCAAGTGCAGATGCAAGATACGGGGGGACACATGATTCGAGAAGTAAAATTAATATCGTTACGTCCTATAGTGATGATAATGGTAGAACGTGGACTCCTCCGAAGTTTGCATTGAAATTTGATGATTATGAAGAACAGACAATCGAATGGCCAAGAGATAATGTTCGTAAAAACATACAGATTAGCGGTAGTGCTTCATTTATAGATTCAGCATTAGTGCAAGACAAGCAGACGAATAAGGTTATTTTAATGGCCGATTTTATGCCTGCGGGGATAGGGAACCATAATGCATTAAAAAATGACTCTGGTTATAAAGAAATAAATGGGGCGTATTATTTGAAGTTAAGGAAATCTAATGAATCTACCTATCATTACTCAATTAGAGAAAATGGAGTCATTTTTAATGATACGGTCAATCAGCCTACAGAATATAAAGTTGATGGCTATTACAATTTAATGAAAAATGATGATTATTTATATGTACCACAATATTCAGTGAGGTTTGATAACGACAGGCTAATCGAATATCAAAATGGAAAAAATGTCAAAATGAATATTTTTTATAAGGATTCACTCTTTAAAATCACCCCGACCAATTATTTAGGTTTTACTATAAGCGATGATTTGGGAGAAACTTGGGGCGCTCCTAAATTACTACCACCATTTAATGGTCTAAACAAAAATGCCACATATTTGAGTCCTGGACAAGGTATCGTGCTTAGTAATATGAACCGAATAATTTTTGCCACATATACAAATGGACAGATGGTGTATTTAATTAGTGATGATCATGGTAACTCGTGGTCGCATCGCACGGCATCATTACCTTTTGCCAATGCTACAGCAGAGGCGCAAATGGTAGAGCTAAGCCCAGGAGTTATTCAAACATATTTAAGAACTTCAACAGGGAAAATCGGCTATATGACAAGTACCGATTATGGTGATACATGGAGCGCAGTGCAATATCTTGAGCATGTTCAAAATCCTTTTTATGGTACGCAACTATCGATTATAAAATACTCTCAAAAGGTAAACGGTCACGATATTTTATTGATGAGTACCCCAAATTCAAAAAATGGTAGAAGAAGCGGTCAAATTTGGGTGGGTATCGTAAATGAAACAAATCCTTCTGTCAATTGGCAAAAGAAATACGATGTTGATTTTAGCAACTATGGATATTCGTATTCCGCAATAACGGAATTACCGAATCAAGAAATTGGGCTTCTATATGAGAAATATGATTCTTGGTCGCGCAATGAGCTGCATTTAAAGAACGTTTTAAAGTTTGAAATATTAACATTGGAAGATATATATCAATAATAATTAGGAGGGAATACTCGTGGTGAATTATGCAATAGTGGGTACTGGATACTTTGGTGCGGAATTAGGAAGGTCCATTCTAAAAAACAAGGATGCTAACATTGTTGCCATTTATGATCCTGAGAATGCTAAAGAGGTAAGTGTAGAGTTAAAGGCAGAGGTTTCAACCTCCTTGGATGACTTAGTAACAAGAGAAGATGTGGATTGTGTTGTTGTAGCTTCGCCAAATTATTTGCATAAGGAGCCGGTTGTGAAGGCTGCTGAAAATGGCAAACATGTATTTTGTGAAAAACCTATCGCTTTATGCTATGAAGATTGTAAAGACATGGTGGAAGCTTGTAAAAAGAATAACGTGATATTTTTTGCTGGTCATATTATGAATTTCTTCAATGGTGTGCAGTATGCAAAGAAACTAATCAATGAAGGGGAAATCGGGGATATTTTGTTTTGTCATGCGGCAAGAAATGGTTGGGAAGAAAAGCAACCGGAAGTGTCTTGGAAAAAAATAAGAGAGAAATCAGGTGGGCATTTATATCATCATATTCACGAATTAGATTGTATTCAATTTATTATGGGGGGGCTCCCTCAAAAAGCAACAATGATTGGCGGAAACGTTGCTCATAGAGGTGAGCATTTTGGAAATGAAGATGATATGATTTTTGTCAATTTAGAATTTGAGAATAAAAAGTTTGCGCTACTAGAATGGGGTTCAGCATTTCGATATGGCGAACATTATGTTTTAATCCAAGGAACAAAGGGATACATAAAATTGGATATGTACAATGTAAAAGGAACGTTAAAGGTGGATGGCAAAGAGAAGCATTTTCTTATCCATGAAACACAAGAAGAAGATGACGATCGGACAAGAATTTATAATAGTTCCGAAATGGATGGTGCTATCCAATATGGGAAACCAGGGAAAAGAACGCCTTTATGGCTTTCTTCTGTAATAGACAAAGAAATGAAGTACTTACATCAAGTGCTACAAGGAGCGGAAGTAGGCGAGGAGTTTCAAAAACTTTTAAACGGACAAGCCGCTTTAGAAGCCATTGCAACAGCGGATGCATGTACACTTTCAATCCTCGAAGATCGAAAAGTAGACCTTTCAGAAATTGTAAAGTAGACAGAAAGCCTGTGATGTCCAGCACAGGCTTTTAGTGAAATACTTGGCAGGTGTTTTTGGAAATAGAATTAACACGGGAAAGGATGTGGAAGTTTCCTATGACTATGAAGAAGAGAAAGATTGCTACAAAGTATTTGCTCGCATGCTTCATTATTTTTTATGTCATAAAAAGGATTATAAAGTAGGGAGACACTATGGTTAGTGAAAAAATATTCAAAGAAATAGAATCACTTTTATTTACAGAAGCTGAGTTTGGAGCACTTTTTGATATTCAAATCGATTATTTAAAGGAAACTGTCAGATTAGATGTGCTTAGTACAAGTAGAAAACGTATTAAAAAGACCATTCTATTATTTGAACAAGTACTTTCTTTGTACGTGTGTAAGTCTGAGGATGCAGAGGGCTTTCGTTTAAACGAGCTAAATGATACAGACGTTGCATTATTATCAGAAATTAGCTACCACCCATATGGCTTTGGGAAAATAAATGTGGAAACCATAAATGCCAAATTAAAAGGGTTTAAAGAAATTACTTCAAATACTAATTTTTATTTTCAAGTAAACAATAAAGATTATTTCTTTTTGGAAGCAAATCGTTTAGTCATCAATAATAAAGTGTTTAATAATTTGTTAGTTCCTTAAAAAACGTGAATTCTTTTAAATCAAGGAGATATTATGGAACAAGAAAAAATAATGGAAGAAATTCAAACATTACTATCGGAAGAAACAGCGTTCGGTGTGGTGACGAATGTCGATATCGGTTATTTTGGAGAAACCGTTAAATTAGTTGTCGCTAAAAAATACAAACAAGAAGTGTTGAAAAAGGTTGTTTTCTTTGAACAAGTACTTTCCCTATACATGTGTCAGCTTGAAGATATAGAGGGATTCCGTTTAAATGACTACGATTATGGAGATGAGTTATTGCTAACAGGAATCAGTTATCATCCAGATGGCTTTGACAAAATTACAATCGAAAGTTTAGATTCTGAATTAAAAGGCATTGAAGAAATTTCATCTACTACAAATTTTAGCTTCCACATCAACAATAAAGATTATTTCTTTATAGAAGCGAATCGTTTAGTTTTTGAGGGCAAAGTTTATCAAGATTTAATTGCTCCAGAAAATAAGCTGAAATGGGAAGATGAAAGTTAATTGTCTATAGGAAGATGCGATTGTACGCTGTAATGTAAGAAGAGCATTAGAGGCCTTCATTAATTAAATAAAAAATTTTCAAACTCTCAAGCCAATTGCTTGGGAGTTTTTTGTTTACTTTCTAGCATAGTTCCAACACGAACTTCGTACACTATAACTAAAGGGTGGTGGATATGGGTGAAGCGCTGGCTTGCACTAGGAGTAATTATGCTAATGAGTATAGTGGTCGTGGCATATGAAACGAATGCTTCGGACCGCAACTTCTTCTTACCTGACCCACTTGGTGGCACGAAAATTGTCATTGATGCGGGACATGGTGGTCAGGATGGAGGTGCTTCAAAGGGCGAAGTAATTGAAAAGGACATTACACTTGCAATTGCTCAGCACGTGGAGAAGCAATTAAAGAAGAAGGGCGCAACAGTCGTGATGACGCGTACACAGGATGGAGATGTTATTGATGAACACGCGCCATCAGAAAAATTTGGCACACTAAGGGAACGCAAAAAGCAAGATATCTTTTTAAGGAAGGATATTGTTGCAAAAGAACAGCCGAATATTTTTATTACGATTCATGCCAATGCAATTCCAGAGACAAAATGGCGTGGAGCACAGGTGTTTTATCATAAAGACGGACATGCTGATGGGGAATTGCTAGCCAATAGCATTCAGCAATCGATTCGTACGAAATTACAAAATACCGATCGGGAAGCGTTAGCAATTAAACAAATCTACTTGCTGAAAAAAGCGGAAGTACCTGCCGCATTAGTCGAGACTGGATTTATCAGTAATGATGAGGAACGTGCGCTATTAGTCGATAAAAAATATCAAGAAAAAATGGCGGATGCTATCGTTGAAGGTATTGAAGACTACTTACTTGGGAAAATTGAATAGAGCAACAGCTACTATGTAAATCAAAGCATTATGATATACTAACATTGACAGAAAATAAGGGGAGTGTTCGTCGTGATAACAGAACAACAAGTGCGAGAAATACTGGGACAACTACAAGATCCATTTTTACATAAATCATTAGCAGAAACTGACGGTATTACAAATGTGGCAATTAAAGAAGAAAAAAACCATGTCAGTGTAAAAATCGCGATTGCTAAAACAAATACACCGGAGCAAATGCAACTTCAAATGAAGATTGTAGATGTATTAAAAGAAGCGGGAGCTAACACGGTTGGTATTCGCTTTGAAGAATTATCAGCAGAAAAATTACAAAGTTTCCGTGGCACAGCAACAGAAGCTGAAGCGCAAGATATTTTATCACCACTAAGTACAGTACAAGTGATTTCAATTGCTTCCGGGAAAGGTGGCGTAGGGAAATCTACAGTATCTGTTAACTTAGCGGTAGCGCTAGCCCGTCTAGGAAAAAAAGTAGGTTTAATTGATGCTGATATTTATGGATTCAGTGTACCTGACATGATGGGTGTTACAGATATGCCAAAGGTAGTAGACAATCGTATTTTCCCAGTTGACCGTTTTGGTGTAAAAGTGATCTCAATGGGATTCTTCGTTGAAAATAATGCACCAATCGTTTGGCGTGGACCAATGCTAGGGAAAGTATTAGATCAATTCTTCCGCGATGTAGAATGGGGCGAGCTGGACTATCTTCTATTAGACTTACCACCAGGAACAGGTGATGTAGCTTTAGACATTCATCAAATGTTACCTTCTTCAAAAGAAATTGTTGTAACTACGCCTCACCCAACAGCAGCATTTGTTGCCGCTCGTGCAGGGGCAATGGCTCTACAAACTGACCATGAAATTCTAGGTGTTATTGAAAATATGGCATGGTTTGAGTCGAAATCAGGGGAACGTGAATTTGTATTTGGTCAAGGTGGCGGTGCAAAGTTAACAGAAGAGCTACGCACAGAGCTACTTGGACAAATTCCACTTGGTCAGCCAGATTGGACGGATGAGG
This genomic interval from Lysinibacillus sphaericus contains the following:
- a CDS encoding P-loop NTPase, encoding MITEQQVREILGQLQDPFLHKSLAETDGITNVAIKEEKNHVSVKIAIAKTNTPEQMQLQMKIVDVLKEAGANTVGIRFEELSAEKLQSFRGTATEAEAQDILSPLSTVQVISIASGKGGVGKSTVSVNLAVALARLGKKVGLIDADIYGFSVPDMMGVTDMPKVVDNRIFPVDRFGVKVISMGFFVENNAPIVWRGPMLGKVLDQFFRDVEWGELDYLLLDLPPGTGDVALDIHQMLPSSKEIVVTTPHPTAAFVAARAGAMALQTDHEILGVIENMAWFESKSGEREFVFGQGGGAKLTEELRTELLGQIPLGQPDWTDEEFAPSVYAEKHPTGQTYINIATKIIQKLNK